A part of Deltaproteobacteria bacterium genomic DNA contains:
- a CDS encoding sulfite exporter TauE/SafE family protein, translating to MPDPLTAAIIFGVFLLAGAVKGLVGFGLPTVSLGLLTVAFDLTTAMVLLLAPSFVTNVWQAAVGGNGRAILWRLWPFLATATTTVWIGALALARVDLAWLSALLGLLLVIYAALNLAGVRIALTPRQETWAGPVIGIVNGILTGMTGSFVVPGVLYLQAIGLSRDMLVQAMGVFFTLSTVALALALRGSGVLDLSFGAWSGAALAPAAVGMLAGQRIRKRLSEQRFRQVLFTGLLMLGIYITARSALTLA from the coding sequence ATGCCCGACCCCCTGACCGCCGCCATCATCTTCGGCGTTTTCCTGTTGGCGGGAGCCGTCAAGGGTCTGGTGGGCTTCGGCTTGCCCACGGTGAGCCTCGGCCTGCTGACCGTGGCCTTCGACCTCACCACCGCCATGGTGCTGTTGCTGGCGCCGTCCTTCGTCACCAACGTGTGGCAGGCCGCGGTGGGCGGCAACGGCCGCGCCATCCTGTGGCGCCTCTGGCCTTTCCTCGCCACGGCGACGACCACGGTGTGGATCGGCGCCCTGGCGTTGGCGCGGGTGGACCTGGCGTGGCTGTCGGCACTGCTGGGACTGTTGCTGGTGATTTATGCGGCGCTGAATCTGGCGGGCGTGCGGATCGCGCTGACACCCAGGCAGGAAACCTGGGCCGGTCCCGTGATCGGTATCGTCAACGGGATCCTGACCGGCATGACCGGGTCGTTCGTCGTGCCCGGTGTCCTGTACCTCCAGGCCATCGGGCTCTCCCGCGACATGCTGGTGCAGGCCATGGGAGTGTTCTTCACGCTGTCGACGGTGGCGCTGGCCTTGGCGCTCCGAGGCAGCGGCGTGCTCGACCTGTCCTTCGGCGCATGGTCCGGGGCCGCCCTGGCCCCCGCGGCCGTCGGCATGCTCGCGGGCCAGCGAATCCGCAAGCGGCTCTCGGAGCAGCGGTTCCGTCAGGTTCTCTTCACCGGCCTGTTGATGCTGGGGATCTACATCACCGCGCGGTCGGCGTTGACCCTGGCGTGA